In Pseudoliparis swirei isolate HS2019 ecotype Mariana Trench chromosome 11, NWPU_hadal_v1, whole genome shotgun sequence, a genomic segment contains:
- the tgfb3 gene encoding transforming growth factor beta-3 proprotein: MNLGNALLFFLISNCVTMTLSLSTCTTVDIDHIKKKRVEAVRGQILSKLRLTSPPQTTGPSQVPFQVLALYNSTKELIEELGRDRHQSCGQDNTETEYYAKEIYKFNMVNGPPENNDLPLCLKGITSKVFRFNVSTMEKNSSNLFRAEFRALRIPNSAAKRNEQRIELYQILQKDDPKAKQRYIGGKNVLTKGTPEWVSFDVTETVREWLMYRQTNLGLEISVHCPCHTFRPNGDIIENANEVLEVKFKGMEADYEDLSRVKKQKEQLYPHLILMMLPPHRLDAQSSSRRRKRALDTNYCFNNYEENCCVRPLYINFRQDLGWRWIHQPEGYYANFCSGPCPYLRSADTTHSSLLSLYNTLNPEASASPCCVPQDLEPLTILYYVGRSPKVEQLSNMVVKSCKCS, from the exons ATGAATCTGGGAAATGCACTTCTGTTTTTCCTCATTTCCAATTGTGTAACAATGACTCTGTCGCTTTCCACGTGCACCACTGTGGACATCGACCACATCAAGAAAAAGAGAGTCGAAGCGGTGCGCGGGCAGATTCTCAGTAAACTGCGACTGACCAGTCCGCCTCAAACAACAGGTCCGAGCCAAGTACCGTTTCAGGTCCTGGCCCTTTATAACAGCACCAAGGAGCTCATTGAGGAGCTGGGAAGAGACCGGCATCAGAGCTGTGGACAGGATAACACGGAGACCGAGTACTACGCCAAGGAGATTTACAAGTTCAACATGGTCAATGGTCCGCCAGAAAACA ACGACCTGCCCCTCTGCCTGAAGGGGATCACCTCCAAGGTATTCCGCTTCAACGTCTCCACCATGGAGAAGAACTCCTCCAACTTGTTCCGGGCCGAGTTTCGAGCCCTGCGGATCCCCAACTCGGCCGCCAAGAGAAACGAGCAGAGGATTGAGCTCTACCAG ATCCTCCAGAAAGACGACCCCAAAGCCAAGCAGCGCTACATCGGGGGCAAGAATGTCCTGACCAAGGGAACTCCTGAGTGGGTCTCCTTCGATGTGACCGAGACCGTGAGAGAGTGGCTGATGTACAGAC aaACCAATCTGGGCCTGGAGATCAGCGTACACTGTCCCTGTCACACTTTCAGGCCCAATGGGGACATTATCGAGAATGCCAATGAGGTGCTGGAGGTCAAGTTCAAAG GCATGGAAGCCGACTACGAAGACCTGAGCCGTGTGAAAAAGCAGAAGGAGCAGCTCTACCCACATCTCATCCTCATGATGCTCCCTCCCCACAGGCTGGATGCCCAGTCCTCCTCCCGCAGGCGGAAGCGGGCACTTGACACCAACTACTGCTTCAA CAATTATGAGGAGAACTGCTGTGTACGACCACTATATATTAATTTCCGGCAGGACTTGGGCTGGAGGTGGATCCACCAGCCTGAAGGGTACTACGCCAACTTCTGCTCCGGCCCCTGTCCTTATCTACGCAGCGCGGACACCACCCACAGCTCG ctgctgagtctgtacaacaccttgaacCCCGAGGCGTCGGCCTCGCCCTGCTGCGTCCCTCAGGACTTGGAGCCCCTCACCATCCTCTACTACGTGGGTCGCTCCCCGAAAGTCGAGCAGCTCTCCAACATGGTCGTCAAGTCCTGCAAGTGCAGCTAA